A window of the Dioscorea cayenensis subsp. rotundata cultivar TDr96_F1 chromosome 14, TDr96_F1_v2_PseudoChromosome.rev07_lg8_w22 25.fasta, whole genome shotgun sequence genome harbors these coding sequences:
- the LOC120275404 gene encoding transcription factor MYC2-like, protein MQCKLAAVTALEKPSCMALRRLVCIPTAAGVLELGSSDLIPEDWALVQQAKATVLVSPNDTFVGLPAISTSPSLKKEVAGLSSSVDSDHSDSDGGLMTGRRPTKKRGRKPGTGRETPVNHVEAERQRREKLNHRFYALRSVVPNVSRMDKASLLADAVSYIKDLKVRVEELEMEVKKTKKEIVVVDKASGGAITSTIISDSSMVNGTMEMELRVAGSGEAMIRVKSENVNHPAAKLMETLKEMEMPVHHASMVSMEELMVMDVVARVPLGLQGEQESLKSSLLARLEKV, encoded by the coding sequence ATGCAATGCAAGCTTGCGGCTGTGACCGCGCTAGAGAAGCCCAGCTGCATGGCATTGAGACGTTTAGTTTGTATCCCCACCGCGGCCGGCGTGTTAGAGCTCGGCTCATCGGACTTAATCCCTGAGGACTGGGCTCTCGTACAGCAAGCCAAAGCTACAGTACTGGTTTCACCCAATGATACCTTCGTCGGCCTGCCGGCGATCTCCACAAGCCCTTCATTGAAGAAGGAGGTGGCAGGGCTTTCCTCCTCTGTAGACTCCGACCATTCGGATTCCGACGGGGGGTTGATGACCGGACGACGACCGACGAAGAAGAGAGGGAGAAAACCAGGCACAGGGCGTGAAACTCCAGTCAATCACGTTGAAGCTGAAAGACAACGTCGTGAGAAGCTGAACCACCGGTTCTATGCTCTCCGGTCAGTGGTGCCGAACGTGTCACGCATGGACAAGGCTTCGTTGCTGGCCGACGCCGTGTCGTACATCAAAGATCTCAAGGTTAGAGTGGAGGAGCTGGAGATGGAGGtcaagaaaaccaagaaagagaTCGTCGTCGTTGATAAGGCCAGTGGTGGTGCAATCACAAGCACCATCATCTCTGATTCATCAATGGTGAATGGAACGATGGAGATGGAGCTTAGGGTTGCCGGTTCCGGCGAGGCTATGATCAGGGTGAAGTCGGAGAACGTAAATCATCCTGCAGCGAAGCTTATGGAGACTTTGAAGGAGATGGAGATGCCGGTGCACCATGCAAGCATGGTGAGCATGGAGGAGCTCATGGTGATGGACGTGGTTGCTAGGGTTCCTTTAGGGTTGCAAGGAGagcaagagagtctcaagagttCACTGCTTGCAAGGCTTGAAAAGGTCTGA
- the LOC120275867 gene encoding probable protein S-acyltransferase 12 produces MDFGQAAPNPFRLCSGLRVLGYLMILMVAAIIAVTYYAVVIVVWSPRLLHGGLSSAALALAVLVPFHLLLVLLIWSYFMVVFRDPGTVPVNWRPTFDVESLEITSSDSVAHESRLSSESSSGLERRLNIGYCNFCQNNKPPRCHHCSVCQRCVLKMDHHCVWVVNCVGARNYKFFLLFLLYTFLETILDTLALLPHFITFFGDAKNHSSSAQNLAVTFIAFVLNLAFSLSLLCFVVMHSSLVLSNTTTIEVYEKKKAVTWKYDIGRRKNFEQVFGTKKIFWFLPLFSEKDLENIPALGGLEFPMRSDVEA; encoded by the exons ATGGATTTCGGCCAGGCTGCCCCTAACCCCTTCCGCCTCTGCTCCGGCCTTCGCGTCCTTGGCTACCTCATGATCCTCATGGTCGCCGCGATCATCGCCGTCACCTACTACGCCGTCGTCATCGTCGTCTGGAGTCCTCGCCTCCTCCACGGCGGTCTCTCCTCCGCCGCCCTCGCACTGGCCGTCCTCGTCCCCTTCCATCTCCTG CTTGTATTGTTAATATGGAGCTATTTTATGGTAGTTTTCCGGGATCCAGGCACTGTTCCTGTCAACTGGAGGCCTACATTTGATGTGGAGAGTTTGGAAATCACTAGTTCTGATTCTGTTGCTCATGAAAGCAGGCTTTCTTCAGAGTCCTCATCTGGATTAGAAAGAAGATTAAATATTGGCTATTGCAACTTTTGTCAAAATAACAAACCCCCTCGCTGTCATCATTGCTCAGTTT GTCAAAGATGTGTTCTTAAGATGGATCATCACTGTGTCTGGGTTGTCAATTGTGTTGGTGCACGCAACTacaaattttttcttctttttctg CTGTATACTTTCCTCGAGACGATTTTGGATACTCTTGCATTGCTTCCGCATTTTATCACCTTCTTTGGAGATGCTAAGAATCATAGTAGCTCAGCTCAGAACCTTGCTGTTACATTTATTGCTTTCG TTCTTAACTTAGCCTTTTCGCTGAGCCTTCTTTGTTTTGTGGTCATGCATTCATCTCTTGTTCTAAGCAATACCACCACCATAGAG GtttatgagaagaaaaaggcAGTTACATGGAAGTATGATATAGGAAGGAGGAAAAATTTTGAACAG GTTTTTGGCACCAAAAAGATATTTTGGTTCCTCCCATTGTTCTCTGAGAAGGATTTAGAAAATATTCCTGCACTTGGAGGACTGGAATTTCCTATGCGCTCTGATGTTGAGGCTTAA
- the LOC120275793 gene encoding rho GTPase-activating protein 5-like, which yields MNLFSVSNPNPNPNPNPSSMAMLGRYPTNDYGEERESRFGCPFTISSPLVLPSHSQDVRENDESGDDGGNQFSVLTALVDGLRKSIVCGAGAGEDGAALEIGWPTDVRHVAHVTFDRFDGFLGLPVELELDVPHSAPSASVSIFGVSPRSMQCSYDDKGNSVPTILLLMQRQLYSQGGLQAEGIFRINAENSQEVYVRELLSSGVVPDRIDVHCLAGLIKAWFRELPTGVLDSITPDQMMHCNTDAECFQLVKMLPPTEAALLDWAINLMADVVEHEGHNKMNARNIAMVFAPNMTQMADPLTALIHAVQVMNFLRTLVTKTLREREDTSAEARGFDSCFQSPSNKDEIHSSEFSERTCKDSHMNPADFNYYDSAALGKFLFSTEHAFDSNAADKFPNMGLKNETEEIYELASGKFSPTNRYMVNLEDGLKAKCRNRDVESLLDRLSFKRSVRKLCRHPMFQFSKSVKKSGEISVVNSGAEGRQSWAS from the exons ATGAATCTCTTCTCTGTTTctaatccaaaccctaaccctaaccctaaccctagttcCATGGCAATGCTCGGGCGCTACCCCACGAACGACTACGGAGAGGAGCGAGAGAGCCGGTTTGGTTGCCCCTTCACCATCTCCTCGCCTCTTGTCCTCCCCTCCCACTCACAGGATGTGAGAGAGAACGATGAGAGTGGGGATGATGGGGGTAACCAATTCTCCGTTCTTACCGCCTTGGTGGATGGGCTGAGGAAGTCGATTGTGTGCGGCGCCGGCGCTGGCGAGGATGGCGCCGCGTTGGAGATCGGATGGCCTACGGATGTCCGCCATGTCGCGCATGTTACGTTCGATCGATTCGATGGGTTTCTTGGGCTTCCTGTTGAACTGGAGCTTGATGTGCCTCACAGCGCTCCCAGTGCCAG TGTAAGCATATTTGGGGTTTCTCCAAGGTCTATGCAATGCTCCTATGATGATAAGGGGAATAGTGTGCCAACCATTTTGCTCTTGATGCAGAGGCAATTATACTCACAAGGAGGCCTTCAG GCTGAAGGCATTTTTAGAATTAATGCCGAGAATAGCCAGGAAGTGTACGTAAGAGAACTGCTCAGTTCAGGGGTTGTGCCAGATAGAATTGATGTGCATTGCCTGGCTGGTCTGATAAAG GCATGGTTTAGAGAACTTCCAACAGGGGTGCTTGACTCTATCACGCCCGATCAGATGATGCACTGTAATACTGACGCGGAATGCTTTCAACTTGTAAAGATGCTGCCTCCAACAGAAGCTGCATTGCTTGACTGGGCCATTAATCTGATGGCAGATGTCGTGGAGCATGAAGGTCACAACAAAATGAATGCTCGAAATATAGCCATGGTATTTGCCCCCAACATGACTCAG ATGGCTGATCCACTGACTGCATTGATTCATGCAGTCCAGGTGATGAACTTTCTTAGAACATTGGTTACAAAGACACTAAGAGAAAGAGAAGACACATCTGCAGAGGCCAGAGGTTTTGATTCTTGCTTTCAATCTCCTAGTAACAAGGATGAAATCCATTCCTCTGAATTTAGTGAAAGAACTTGCAAAGATTCCCACATGAATCCTGCTGACTTCAATTATTATGATAGTGCTGCCTTAGGAAAGTTCTTATTTAGCACTGAACATGCCTTTGACAGCAATGCTGCAGATAAGTTCCCGAACATGGGACTGAAAAATGAGACTGAAGAGATATATGAACTTGCTTCTGGGAAATTTTCACCCACAAATCGATACATGGTCAATCTAGAGGATGGCCTGAAGGCGAAATGTCGTAACAGGGATGTGGAAAGCTTATTAGACAGACTAAGTTTTAAAAGAAGTGTGAGGAAGCTTTGTAGGCACCCCATGTTTCAGTTCAGCAAGTCTGTCAAGAAATCAGGTGAAATTAGCGTTGTAAACTCTGGCGCAGAAGGCAGACAATCTTGGGCATCGTAA